A single Cyclopterus lumpus isolate fCycLum1 chromosome 3, fCycLum1.pri, whole genome shotgun sequence DNA region contains:
- the terb2 gene encoding telomere repeats-binding bouquet formation protein 2 produces the protein MFRDTSAWFSSSVPQACHTFWISEGGTIADWRTAAFLFSEDATCADTLRIFESKDYLWKKVAVFHSLFLSACEKRQSVMSVCIGHYVLPPTSVQEEVRQVVGRLIWECEDEPSLEKGFHKSFSCQSEDEYSEVCRSNSEPSDTESEAPLHAHYPVSNTLSGYVSIDNLQKYSGDVYDFHPGCFRCSNCKAHCCPLLHI, from the exons ATGTTTAGGGATACGTCTGCCTGGTTTTCAAGCAGTGTGCCACAGGCATGTCACACCTTTTGGA TATCGGAGGGTGGGACCATTGCTGATTGGAGAACAGCAGCTTTCCTTTTCAGTGAAGATGCTACATGTGCTGATACTCTAAG GATATTCGAGAGCAAAGATTATCTTTGGAAAAAGGTTGCAGTTTTTCACAGCTTGTTTCTGTCCGCCTGTGAGAAGCGCCAGAGCGTGATGTCTGTGTGCATCGGTCATTATGTGCTGCCTCCGACCTCAGTACAGGAGG AGGTGCGACAGGTGGTTGGGAGGTTGATATGGGAGTGTGAAGATGAGCCGTCGCTGGAAAAG GGTTTCCATAAGAGTTTTAGTTGCCAGTCAGAAGATGAATACAGTGAAGTCTGCAGAAGCAA TTCTGAACCGTCTGACACAGAGAGTGAAGCCCCTCTCCATGCTCACTATCCAGTTAGTAACACACTCTCAG GATATGTCAGCATTGACAACCTGCAGAAATATTCAGGTGACGTGTATGATTTCCACCCCGGATGTTTCAGATGCTCCAACTGTAAAGCCCACTGCTGCCCGCTGCTGCACATATAA
- the sord gene encoding sorbitol dehydrogenase: protein MAEENLSVVLHAPGDLRVEKRPIPEPGPNEVLLQMHSVGICGSDVHYWQHGRIGEYVVTKPMVLGHEASGRVVKVGSAVKHLEVGDRVAIEPGAPREMDEFFKNGRYNLSPTIFFCATPPDDGNLCRYYKHSANFCYKLPDNVTFEEGALIEPLSVGIHACRRAGVTLGSTVLICGAGPIGLVSLLVAKAMGASQVVITDMIPERLTMAKELGADFQLKVKSDDEPQHLAKSVEEQLGARPHVAIECSGVESSVQTAIYATRSGGVVALVGVGPQMVTVPLSNAALREVDIRGVFRYCNTWPMAIAMLASGKVNVKPLVTHRFPLEQAAQAFETTRQGLGIKVMLKCDQKDQKP from the exons ATGGCGGAGGAAAACCTGTCCGTGGTGCTGCACGCACCGGGAGACCTCCGGGTG GAAAAGCGCCCCATCCCGGAGCCAGGGCCTAATG AGGTTTTGCTCCAGATGCACTCTGTAGGAATCTGCGGATCAGATGTTCACTACTGGCAGCACGGACGGATTGGGGAATATGTGGTCACAAAACCGATGGTGTTGGGGCACGAGGCATCGGGGCGAGTGGTGAAGGTCGGATCAGCAGTCAAGCACCTTGAAGTGG GTGACAGAGTGGCCATTGAGCCGGGCGCACCTCGCGAGATGGATGAGTTCTTCAAAAATGGACGTTATAACTTGTCTCCTACAATCTTCTTCTGTGCCACTCCCCCCGACGATGGAAATCTGTGCCGATACTACAAACACAGTGCCAACTTCTGTTACAA GTTGCCTGATAATGTGACATTTGAGGAAGGAGCCCTAATCGAACCTCTGTCTGTGGGGATTCACGCCTGTCGCAGAGCCGGTGTGACCCTCGGCAGCACCGTGCTTATCTGTGGCGCAG GACCTATTGGGTTGGTCTCCTTGCTTGTTGCTAAAGCAATGGGGGCCTCGCAGGTCGTCATCACTG ATATGATACCCGAGCGTCTCACAATGGCCAAAGAGTTGGGTGCAGACTTCCAGCTGAAGGTGAAGAGTGATGACGAACCTCAGCACCTGGCCAAGAGCGTAGAGGAGCAGCTGGGCGCTCGGCCTCACGTTGCTATTGAATGCTCTGGTGTGGAGAGCAGCGTTCAAACGGCCATCTAC GCAACGCGTTCAGGAGGTGTGGTGGCATTGGTGGGTGTTGGTCCTCAGATGGTCACTGTTCCTCTGTCCAATGCTGCCTTAAGAGAAGTGGACATCAGAGGAGTTTTCCGCTACTGCAACAC CTGGCCGATGGCCATAGCCATGTTGGCGTCAGGGAAAGTGAACGTGAAGCCCCTCGTGACCCACCGCTTTCCCCTGGAGCAGGCAGCCCAGGCCTTTGAGACCACGCGGCAGGGTCTCGGGATCAAGGTCATGTTAAAGTGTGACCAGAAGGACCAGAAGCCCTGA